In Pedobacter sp. W3I1, one DNA window encodes the following:
- a CDS encoding T9SS type A sorting domain-containing protein → MAVGGSGMFNTYSTTPKNATVVAKDKLLSIVKIYPNPVEDQLNIILSIGKDGTQTTIKIIDLLGNEVATLSNERLNAGEQTKSFIIPNRINPGIYFLRVIAGSESQVKRISVL, encoded by the coding sequence ATGGCAGTAGGTGGTTCCGGAATGTTCAATACTTATTCTACAACTCCTAAAAATGCAACAGTTGTAGCGAAAGACAAATTGTTAAGCATCGTAAAAATATACCCTAATCCAGTAGAAGATCAGTTAAATATTATTTTATCTATAGGAAAAGATGGTACCCAAACTACAATCAAAATCATCGATTTATTGGGAAATGAAGTGGCAACACTTTCAAACGAACGTTTAAATGCCGGTGAGCAGACCAAAAGCTTCATCATCCCTAACAGAATTAACCCAGGCATTTACTTTTTAAGGGTTATTGCCGGTTCAGAAAGCCAGGTAAAACGGATATCAGTTTTATAA
- a CDS encoding transketolase, with amino-acid sequence MKHTIKELEDIASQIRRDIVRMVHGCQSGHPGASLGCTDFFTALYFEVLNHKTDFTMEGAGEDLFFLSNGHISPVWYSTLAHAGYFDKSELATFRKLNSRLQGHPTTHEHLPGIRIASGSLGQGLSVAIGAALAKKLNGDKSYIFALLGDGELQEGQNWEAAMFAPFNKVDHLIASVDYNGQQIDGPTSKVLALDDLQAKFEAFGWHVINTDGNDMQAIVEGLHYAKTLTGKGKPILNLMSTQMGAGVDYMMGSHKWHGTAPNDEQLALALAQLPETLGDY; translated from the coding sequence ATGAAACATACAATTAAAGAGCTAGAAGATATTGCCTCTCAAATCAGAAGAGATATCGTAAGAATGGTTCACGGATGTCAATCTGGTCACCCAGGCGCTTCGCTTGGATGTACAGATTTTTTTACCGCTTTATATTTTGAAGTTTTGAACCACAAAACAGATTTCACTATGGAAGGCGCAGGCGAAGATTTATTCTTTCTTTCGAACGGACATATTTCTCCGGTTTGGTACAGCACATTGGCTCATGCTGGTTATTTCGACAAAAGCGAACTGGCAACTTTCCGTAAACTAAATTCCAGATTACAAGGTCACCCAACTACACATGAGCATTTACCAGGTATCCGTATTGCTTCAGGCTCGTTAGGCCAGGGCTTATCAGTTGCCATTGGTGCGGCATTGGCTAAGAAGTTAAATGGCGATAAATCTTACATTTTTGCCTTATTAGGTGATGGAGAATTACAGGAAGGACAAAATTGGGAAGCAGCAATGTTCGCACCTTTCAATAAAGTAGATCATTTAATTGCATCAGTTGATTATAACGGACAGCAAATTGATGGCCCTACAAGTAAAGTTCTTGCCTTAGATGATTTACAAGCTAAATTCGAAGCTTTTGGCTGGCATGTAATCAATACTGATGGTAACGATATGCAAGCCATTGTTGAAGGTTTACATTATGCTAAAACACTAACCGGAAAAGGTAAACCAATCTTAAATTTAATGAGTACTCAAATGGGTGCTGGCGTAGATTATATGATGGGTTCTCACAAATGGCACGGTACAGCGCCTAATGATGAGCAGTTAGCTTTAGCTTTAGCACAATTACCAGAAACTTTAGGGGACTATTAA
- a CDS encoding fumarylacetoacetate hydrolase family protein, protein MKIIAIGRNYAEHAKELNNPVPTTPVIFLKPDTAVLKDNKPFYLPDFSDDVHYELEVVLKICKEGKHIAEKFAANYYNEVGLGIDFTARDIQSKHKEKGLPWELAKAFDNSAPISIFLPKSDYEDLYNLKFELKINGESRQIGHTKDLLFSFEKIISFVSQYITLKKGDLIFTGTPQGVGKINKDDKLEAWLEGKQLLNFDVK, encoded by the coding sequence ATGAAGATCATCGCCATTGGCCGAAATTATGCCGAACATGCAAAAGAACTGAACAATCCGGTTCCAACCACACCAGTAATTTTCCTGAAACCAGATACAGCCGTTTTAAAAGACAATAAACCTTTTTATCTACCCGATTTTTCTGATGATGTTCACTACGAACTCGAAGTGGTATTAAAAATCTGCAAGGAAGGAAAACACATTGCCGAAAAGTTTGCCGCTAATTATTATAATGAAGTAGGATTAGGGATCGATTTCACTGCACGCGATATTCAGAGCAAACATAAAGAGAAGGGATTACCCTGGGAGCTGGCCAAAGCTTTTGATAACTCAGCACCAATCAGTATTTTTTTGCCTAAAAGTGATTATGAAGATCTTTACAATTTAAAATTTGAGTTAAAGATCAACGGTGAGAGTCGTCAGATTGGCCATACTAAAGATTTGTTATTCTCGTTCGAGAAGATAATCAGCTTTGTTTCTCAATATATTACTTTAAAAAAAGGTGATTTAATTTTTACCGGAACCCCACAGGGCGTCGGAAAAATAAATAAAGACGATAAATTAGAAGCCTGGTTAGAAGGAAAGCAACTTTTAAATTTTGATGTAAAGTAA
- a CDS encoding KUP/HAK/KT family potassium transporter, which translates to MSNHKNVNALTAGGVLISLGIVFGDIGTSPLYTLNAIFTTILGGKQDINPTNVLGVLSCIIWTLTLQTTIKYVIITLRADNKGEGGIFSLFSLVRKKAKWLVVPAVVGGCALLADGIITPSITVTSAIEGLTNKFEVPVIPIVLGILTVLFIIQQFGTNLVGKLFGPVMFVWFAVLGVLGVSFIIKDFSILKAFNPYYAIHLLVTNKLAFLILGGVFLCTTGAEALYSDLGHCGRNNIRISWVFVKLTLILNYLGQGVWILQNSGSYIPGAKMNPFFQIVPDQFQIPMVILATMAAVIASQALISGSFTLIAEAVRLNLWPKIKIVYPSVSKGQLYVPSINWMLWIGCCGIVLLFQKAEKMDAAYGLSITIAMLMTTILVSFYLRSKRFPKYLVAIFFFTYVIIEGTFLISNLTKFLHGGWVTVLIGSLLFTVMWSWFVARKIKNRFVKYVEIEDYYEILTELSSDESVPKYSSQLVYLTSANFKTEIESKIIYSIIQKEPKRADVYWLVHVDVMDEPYTLDYKVEFLIPGKLIRIDFRLGFRIEQRVNLLYRKVVEELVKNGEIDITSQYTSLNKHKIAGDFRFVLLEKHLSKFTKLSFYERQIMDYYFILKKLSLSEERSFGLDSSYVDVEKVPLIFVTPDDIELNRLPV; encoded by the coding sequence GTGTCAAATCATAAAAATGTCAACGCGTTAACCGCCGGCGGTGTTCTAATTAGTTTAGGAATTGTGTTCGGTGACATTGGTACATCACCTCTATATACCTTAAATGCAATTTTTACAACCATTTTAGGGGGTAAGCAAGATATCAATCCAACCAATGTTCTAGGCGTTTTATCCTGTATCATTTGGACACTAACCTTACAAACCACCATTAAGTATGTTATTATTACCCTAAGAGCCGATAATAAGGGCGAGGGGGGGATTTTCTCTTTATTCTCACTGGTGCGCAAAAAGGCTAAGTGGCTAGTGGTTCCAGCCGTTGTAGGTGGCTGTGCATTACTTGCAGATGGTATTATCACTCCCAGTATTACCGTAACATCGGCAATTGAAGGGCTTACCAATAAGTTTGAGGTGCCGGTTATTCCAATTGTATTAGGCATTTTAACAGTTCTGTTTATTATCCAGCAGTTCGGAACCAACCTGGTAGGGAAGCTATTTGGCCCGGTAATGTTTGTTTGGTTTGCTGTTTTGGGGGTTTTAGGTGTATCTTTTATTATTAAAGATTTCAGTATTTTAAAGGCATTTAACCCTTACTATGCCATTCATTTATTGGTTACCAATAAATTGGCATTTTTAATTCTTGGCGGTGTGTTTTTATGTACAACAGGGGCAGAGGCTTTATATTCTGACTTGGGCCACTGTGGTAGAAATAACATTAGAATCAGTTGGGTTTTTGTAAAGTTAACCCTTATTCTAAACTATCTAGGACAAGGCGTTTGGATTTTGCAGAACAGCGGGAGTTACATTCCTGGGGCAAAAATGAATCCATTTTTCCAGATCGTTCCTGATCAGTTTCAAATTCCAATGGTAATACTGGCTACAATGGCGGCAGTAATTGCCAGTCAGGCTTTAATTAGTGGCTCTTTTACCTTAATTGCTGAGGCAGTACGTTTAAACCTTTGGCCTAAAATTAAAATTGTTTACCCATCAGTTTCTAAAGGCCAGTTATACGTTCCTTCGATTAACTGGATGTTGTGGATTGGTTGCTGCGGTATTGTACTGTTGTTCCAAAAAGCTGAGAAAATGGATGCGGCCTATGGTTTATCGATCACGATAGCCATGTTAATGACCACCATTTTGGTGAGTTTTTATTTGAGAAGCAAACGTTTCCCGAAATATTTAGTTGCGATATTCTTTTTTACTTATGTAATTATTGAGGGTACATTTTTGATCAGTAATTTAACCAAATTCCTACATGGTGGTTGGGTAACGGTATTAATCGGTTCTTTATTATTTACGGTAATGTGGAGTTGGTTTGTAGCCCGTAAAATCAAAAACCGCTTTGTTAAATATGTCGAAATAGAAGATTATTATGAGATTTTAACTGAATTAAGCAGCGATGAATCCGTTCCAAAATACTCCTCTCAACTGGTTTATTTAACGAGTGCCAACTTTAAAACTGAGATCGAATCGAAGATCATCTATTCTATTATACAAAAGGAACCAAAACGTGCTGATGTGTACTGGTTGGTGCATGTTGATGTAATGGACGAGCCTTATACCTTAGATTATAAGGTCGAATTCCTAATCCCCGGCAAGTTAATCAGAATTGATTTTAGATTAGGCTTCAGGATTGAGCAACGGGTGAATTTATTGTACCGTAAAGTGGTTGAAGAGTTAGTGAAAAACGGAGAGATCGATATTACCAGCCAGTATACCTCGTTAAACAAACATAAAATTGCAGGCGATTTCAGGTTTGTTCTTTTAGAAAAACATTTATCTAAGTTTACTAAACTGAGTTTTTATGAGAGACAGATTATGGATTACTACTTTATCCTTAAAAAATTAAGTTTATCAGAAGAGCGGAGTTTTGGTTTAGACAGCAGTTATGTTGATGTAGAGAAAGTTCCATTAATTTTCGTTACACCAGATGATATTGAATTAAACAGGTTGCCGGTTTAA
- the bcp gene encoding thioredoxin-dependent thiol peroxidase, translating into MAELKEGDQAPAITSKDQNGIEVSLSDYKGKTVVLYFYPKDDTPGCTAEACDFRDNYQGLQAKGIVVLGVSVDDEKSHQKFVTKHNLPFTLLADTDQKIVNDYGVWAEKNMYGKKYMGTVRTTFIIDGDGKITHIIKKVDTKNSTEQVLNLINN; encoded by the coding sequence ATGGCAGAGTTAAAAGAAGGTGATCAGGCACCGGCAATCACATCAAAAGATCAAAACGGCATTGAAGTTTCACTAAGCGATTATAAAGGCAAAACAGTTGTGCTTTATTTTTATCCAAAAGACGATACTCCTGGTTGTACCGCCGAAGCTTGCGATTTCAGAGATAACTACCAAGGTTTACAGGCCAAAGGCATTGTAGTTTTAGGCGTTAGTGTTGACGATGAAAAATCGCACCAGAAATTTGTAACCAAACATAATTTACCATTTACCTTACTGGCCGATACTGATCAGAAAATTGTAAATGACTATGGTGTATGGGCAGAAAAAAACATGTATGGCAAAAAATACATGGGCACGGTTCGCACCACTTTTATTATAGATGGCGATGGAAAAATTACCCATATCATCAAAAAAGTTGACACAAAAAACTCAACAGAACAAGTACTCAATTTAATCAATAACTAA
- a CDS encoding aspartate aminotransferase family protein yields MLTQRQLFLQHNAQTSPEPLMLEFVRAKGIYIYDAQNKKHIDLIAGIGVSNVGHCHPAVVKAIQEQAETYMHLMVYGEYVQTPQVNFAKALADILPESLSCTYFLNSGTEAVEGAMKLAKRYTGRKGFIACKNAYHGSTQGAESLMESDFYSSGYGPFLPHVSFIEHNNVPDLEKITTEIAAVFIEPIQGEAGIRVANLNYMQALRAKCTETGTLLIFDEIQSGFGRSGKMFAFEHYNVVPDVLLLAKGIGGGMPIGAFISSLEIMSVLSHTPILGHMTTFGGHPVCCAAGLATLRTLVDDHIVDEVEEKGQLFKQLLQHPAIKEIRGKGLMLALEFENFEINKKIIDACILDGVLSDWFLHCSNSMRIAPPLIITKEEIEEACTIILKNVNSVFGSQ; encoded by the coding sequence ATGCTTACCCAACGTCAGTTGTTTTTACAACACAATGCACAAACTTCTCCTGAGCCACTTATGCTCGAATTTGTAAGGGCAAAAGGAATTTACATTTACGATGCCCAAAACAAAAAACACATTGATCTTATTGCCGGTATCGGTGTAAGTAATGTGGGCCATTGTCATCCGGCTGTGGTTAAGGCTATCCAAGAGCAGGCAGAAACTTATATGCACCTGATGGTTTATGGCGAATATGTGCAAACACCTCAGGTAAATTTTGCCAAAGCCCTTGCCGATATTTTACCCGAAAGTTTAAGCTGTACCTACTTTTTAAACTCAGGGACTGAAGCTGTAGAAGGTGCCATGAAACTGGCCAAACGTTATACAGGCAGAAAAGGATTTATTGCCTGTAAAAACGCTTATCACGGCAGTACACAAGGAGCTGAAAGTTTAATGGAAAGCGATTTCTATTCCTCAGGATATGGGCCATTTTTGCCACACGTAAGTTTTATTGAGCATAATAACGTTCCTGATCTCGAAAAAATCACTACAGAAATTGCTGCTGTTTTTATTGAGCCCATACAAGGTGAAGCCGGAATAAGGGTTGCCAATTTAAACTATATGCAAGCTTTGCGAGCAAAATGCACAGAAACAGGAACTTTATTAATTTTCGACGAAATACAATCCGGCTTTGGCCGCAGCGGTAAAATGTTTGCTTTCGAGCATTACAATGTTGTACCTGATGTGCTACTCCTGGCGAAAGGAATTGGCGGTGGAATGCCAATTGGGGCTTTTATCAGTTCATTGGAAATTATGTCGGTATTATCGCATACGCCAATTTTGGGTCACATGACTACTTTTGGTGGTCATCCGGTTTGTTGTGCTGCCGGGTTGGCTACTTTACGTACCTTGGTTGATGATCACATTGTGGATGAAGTAGAAGAAAAAGGGCAATTGTTTAAACAGCTCCTTCAACATCCTGCCATTAAAGAAATTAGGGGAAAAGGATTGATGCTTGCTCTCGAGTTTGAGAATTTCGAGATCAATAAAAAAATCATAGATGCCTGTATCTTAGACGGTGTATTGTCAGACTGGTTTTTACACTGCAGCAATTCTATGCGCATTGCCCCTCCTTTAATTATTACCAAAGAAGAAATTGAAGAAGCTTGCACAATCATTCTTAAAAATGTAAATTCAGTTTTCGGTTCGCAGTAA
- a CDS encoding HAMP domain-containing sensor histidine kinase yields the protein MKLQVKFSLYNAVTKIAIILVLGAIILFSLDRLAYNQLDNRLIKKKNKIIENLNDDEIDSLLNKEQSFTDYNILKEEFIVLTDIPDNQKDSTAKVFTEKREIEGDIEVYRILNYKFSYHTNWYNLEIGETMTALQSIKNSIRFYMLIVLVAALLITLVADYTFSNFLLKPFYRIIDKKINLVDDPSHYNYQNIPTSTSDFKILDNSINSLMRKINTLFALEKQFIANVSHELLTPISILSTRFENMLNTPDIPVEHENKIYASLKTLNRLKVIINSLLLISKVENNQYLKTEEISLKREIDDIYEDLEDRIADKNISYSAHLSKDFHFTGNKALIHTLLINIINNAIKYNVVGGSIAITDKTEAEKYVLTISDTGSGMSAALVENAFDRFKRGNTEENGFGLGLAIVQSIARFHKIDVDIKSEEHKGTSIFLFFSK from the coding sequence ATGAAGTTACAGGTTAAGTTTTCTTTATACAATGCAGTAACCAAAATCGCCATCATATTGGTGTTGGGTGCTATCATTTTATTCTCACTAGACAGACTTGCCTACAACCAGCTTGATAACCGTTTAATCAAAAAGAAGAACAAAATCATCGAAAATTTAAATGATGATGAGATCGACAGCCTTTTAAATAAAGAACAATCATTTACCGACTACAATATATTAAAGGAAGAATTTATTGTATTAACGGATATACCCGATAATCAAAAAGATTCTACGGCGAAGGTATTTACCGAGAAAAGAGAGATTGAGGGGGATATTGAAGTATATCGCATCTTAAACTATAAATTCTCTTATCATACAAATTGGTACAACCTGGAGATTGGAGAAACGATGACAGCACTCCAATCGATTAAAAATTCAATCCGTTTCTATATGCTGATTGTACTCGTTGCGGCACTGCTCATTACCCTTGTAGCTGATTATACCTTCTCTAATTTCTTACTCAAGCCCTTTTATCGCATTATCGATAAAAAAATCAACCTGGTTGATGATCCTTCCCATTACAATTACCAGAATATACCCACCAGTACCAGTGATTTTAAAATCCTGGATAACAGCATAAATTCTCTAATGCGTAAAATAAATACGCTTTTCGCTTTAGAAAAGCAGTTTATTGCCAACGTTTCGCATGAGTTACTTACCCCGATTTCAATTTTAAGTACACGTTTCGAAAATATGCTCAACACACCAGATATTCCTGTAGAGCACGAAAATAAGATATACGCATCACTAAAAACCCTGAACCGGTTAAAGGTGATTATCAACAGTTTGTTACTCATTTCGAAGGTTGAGAACAATCAGTACCTAAAAACAGAAGAAATTAGCCTTAAACGCGAAATAGATGATATATATGAAGATCTGGAAGATCGAATAGCGGATAAAAACATCAGTTATAGCGCACATCTTTCAAAGGATTTTCATTTCACCGGAAATAAAGCACTGATCCATACCCTTTTAATCAACATCATCAATAATGCAATAAAGTACAATGTTGTGGGCGGTTCCATTGCCATAACCGATAAAACCGAAGCGGAAAAATATGTCCTTACCATCAGCGATACCGGATCAGGCATGAGTGCGGCACTGGTAGAAAATGCATTCGATCGTTTTAAAAGGGGAAATACCGAAGAAAATGGCTTTGGTTTGGGGTTGGCCATTGTGCAAAGTATTGCCCGATTCCATAAAATAGATGTTGATATTAAATCTGAAGAACACAAAGGAACCAGTATTTTCTTATTCTTTTCAAAATGA
- a CDS encoding response regulator transcription factor has translation MNVLIVEDEKSLALEMDEFLSKEGFIVEHAWKKSSAEEKIFVNNYDFILLDLGLPDGDGFDILKELKSMKDRDDAVIILTARSAVDDRIKGLDEGADDYLPKPFSLNELLARMHAITRRKHKLEKNEVNIHNFLLNIQNRTVSFGDERLNLTKKEFEIFNYLVLNKNRVVSRMSLTEHVWGDILEVNSDSNFVDVHVKNLRKKLAAVNPTDWFETVRSIGYRINC, from the coding sequence ATGAACGTACTCATAGTTGAAGATGAAAAAAGCCTGGCGCTTGAAATGGATGAATTCTTGAGCAAAGAAGGATTTATTGTAGAGCACGCCTGGAAAAAATCTTCTGCAGAAGAAAAGATATTTGTAAACAATTACGATTTCATTTTATTAGATCTGGGCTTACCCGATGGCGATGGTTTCGATATTTTGAAAGAGTTGAAATCTATGAAAGACCGGGATGACGCCGTAATCATTTTAACAGCCCGTAGTGCTGTCGACGACCGGATTAAAGGTCTTGATGAAGGTGCAGACGATTATTTGCCAAAACCATTTTCGCTAAACGAACTTTTAGCGCGTATGCACGCCATTACCCGTAGAAAACATAAGTTAGAAAAAAACGAGGTAAACATTCACAACTTCTTGCTCAATATCCAGAACAGAACTGTTTCTTTTGGTGATGAAAGATTAAATCTTACCAAAAAGGAATTCGAAATATTTAACTATTTGGTGCTGAACAAAAACCGTGTGGTATCGAGAATGAGTTTAACTGAGCACGTTTGGGGCGATATTTTAGAAGTAAATTCTGATTCCAACTTTGTTGATGTTCATGTTAAAAACCTGCGAAAAAAACTTGCAGCGGTTAACCCCACCGATTGGTTTGAAACCGTAAGGAGTATTGGCTATAGGATTAATTGCTAG
- a CDS encoding RNA polymerase sigma factor: MKQVEDSEILAMFAVERTRNEAFNLLLKKYQQKIYWHIRRLVLNHDDCDDLLQEVFVKVWKNLDKFRSDSQLYTWIYRIATNESITFLNKQKQRNNTPLDEVSSELADNLVASSYFNGDKLELKLQKAILTLPEKQRIIFNMKYFDDMKYEEISEVLGTSVGALKASFHIAAKKIEAFITNDEIDY, from the coding sequence ATGAAACAAGTTGAAGATTCAGAAATTCTTGCCATGTTTGCTGTCGAGCGCACGCGTAATGAAGCCTTTAACCTGTTGTTAAAAAAATATCAGCAAAAAATATATTGGCACATTCGCAGACTGGTTTTAAACCATGATGATTGTGATGACCTTTTGCAGGAAGTATTTGTTAAAGTTTGGAAAAACCTTGATAAATTTAGAAGCGATTCTCAGCTCTACACCTGGATTTACCGTATTGCCACCAACGAATCTATCACTTTCTTAAATAAGCAAAAGCAGCGTAACAATACGCCTTTAGACGAAGTATCATCAGAACTCGCCGATAATTTAGTGGCATCATCTTATTTTAACGGCGATAAACTGGAGCTTAAACTGCAGAAAGCAATCCTCACCTTACCCGAAAAACAACGGATTATCTTTAACATGAAGTATTTTGATGATATGAAATATGAAGAGATTTCGGAAGTTTTAGGAACCTCTGTAGGCGCTTTAAAAGCATCATTTCACATCGCAGCAAAAAAAATTGAAGCTTTTATTACAAATGATGAAATAGACTATTAA
- a CDS encoding transketolase family protein — MKKYTYTEKKDTRSGFGAGLHEAGKKNENVVALCADLVGSLKMDAFIKDFPERFTQVGIAEANMIGIAAGMTIGGKIPFTGTFANFSTGRVYDQIRQSVAYSNKNVKICASHAGLTLGEDGATHQILEDIGLMKMLPGMVVINPCDYNQTKAATMAIAEYEGPVYLRFGRPVIPVFTDPDQKFEIGKAWMVNEGTDVTIIATGHMVWKAIEAGEKLAELGIDAEIINIHTIKPLDDEAILKSVKKTGCVVTCEEHNKFGGLGESVARLLTTELPTPQEFVATNDTFGESGTPDQLMSKYGLDAVNIVEAVQKVIGRKK, encoded by the coding sequence GTGAAAAAATATACATATACAGAAAAAAAAGATACACGTTCGGGTTTTGGAGCTGGCTTACATGAGGCCGGAAAGAAAAACGAAAATGTGGTTGCCTTATGTGCCGATTTAGTTGGATCGCTTAAAATGGATGCTTTCATTAAAGATTTTCCGGAGCGTTTTACACAGGTTGGCATTGCAGAAGCAAACATGATCGGTATCGCAGCAGGCATGACCATTGGCGGTAAAATCCCTTTTACAGGTACTTTTGCCAACTTTTCTACGGGCCGTGTTTACGATCAGATCCGTCAATCGGTAGCTTATTCAAACAAAAACGTTAAAATCTGTGCATCTCATGCTGGTTTAACCTTAGGCGAAGATGGTGCAACACACCAGATTTTAGAAGATATTGGCTTAATGAAAATGTTGCCAGGCATGGTGGTGATTAATCCTTGTGATTACAACCAGACTAAAGCCGCAACAATGGCCATTGCAGAATATGAAGGCCCTGTTTATTTACGTTTTGGTCGTCCGGTAATCCCTGTTTTTACAGATCCGGATCAAAAATTTGAGATCGGTAAAGCTTGGATGGTTAACGAAGGAACAGATGTTACCATTATTGCAACCGGCCACATGGTTTGGAAAGCAATCGAAGCTGGTGAAAAATTAGCTGAATTGGGTATCGATGCCGAAATTATCAATATACACACCATCAAACCTTTAGATGACGAAGCCATCTTAAAATCAGTTAAAAAAACTGGTTGTGTGGTTACCTGCGAAGAGCATAATAAATTTGGTGGCTTAGGCGAAAGTGTAGCCCGTTTGTTAACGACCGAATTGCCAACACCACAAGAGTTTGTGGCCACTAACGATACTTTTGGCGAAAGCGGAACACCAGATCAATTAATGTCTAAATATGGCTTAGATGCTGTAAACATTGTAGAAGCTGTTCAAAAAGTAATTGGCAGAAAAAAATAG
- a CDS encoding M23 family metallopeptidase — protein sequence MIKNPIQYKLKFSISICLLFASTLVQAQQIFSTNKYPITDFRQPLDISPPALAGSFGEIRGNHFHSGIDFRTNQREGYPVYAVADGYISRLRVQNSGFGQALYINHPNGFTTVYGHLQRFAPKIATNIKNLEYEKKSFEIDEFPDATLIPVHKGEIIAWSGNRGSSGGPHLHFEIRDTKTEETINPQFFGIVIPDNIPPAIHGLYVYRLNGKTFNENTPKQAIGISGANGSYKTTASISLTGEVGFGIVVTDRHNGLSGTNGVYSIQLEVDGKKVYTSALERFAFEDSKAINSHIDYPTYLNTKRSIQKSFVEPGNPLKIYSGLVNSGRINFNDGATHQLRYIITDSKGNSSVLPFTVNAGLAPVAKASVPAGIIYPYNKVNEFNTDDIKVVFPQGTLYSDLNFTYKKLPKPTGNAWSAVHQIHNKYTPLHIGFDISIKADNLPENLRSKALIVNSNGSSQGGFFDNGYIKATPKNFGSFYIAIDTIAPRIVPVNIAEGKNMAGLSKIFFKISDNLSGIKSFNGYIDGKWALMEFDTKTATLWHSFDERTTSGKHKLELVVIDMKENTRKYTLTFFK from the coding sequence ATGATTAAAAACCCGATCCAATACAAGTTAAAGTTTTCCATTTCAATTTGCCTTTTATTTGCATCAACCCTTGTTCAGGCACAACAGATTTTCAGTACGAATAAATACCCGATTACAGATTTCAGACAACCTTTAGACATTAGCCCTCCTGCCCTTGCAGGTTCTTTTGGAGAAATCAGAGGCAATCACTTTCACTCTGGAATTGATTTCAGGACCAACCAGCGCGAAGGTTATCCTGTTTATGCTGTTGCAGATGGGTATATTTCGAGGTTAAGGGTTCAGAACAGTGGTTTTGGACAGGCACTATACATCAATCACCCTAATGGTTTTACCACAGTTTACGGCCACCTACAGCGTTTCGCTCCAAAAATTGCCACAAATATTAAAAATCTTGAATATGAAAAAAAATCGTTTGAGATTGATGAATTTCCTGATGCCACATTAATTCCGGTACATAAAGGCGAGATCATTGCCTGGTCTGGTAACCGTGGTAGCTCAGGCGGCCCGCATTTGCATTTCGAAATCAGAGATACCAAAACTGAAGAAACCATAAATCCGCAGTTTTTCGGGATCGTCATCCCCGATAATATTCCACCCGCTATTCATGGATTGTACGTGTATCGCTTAAATGGCAAAACCTTTAACGAAAATACACCAAAACAGGCCATTGGCATTAGTGGAGCAAATGGCAGTTATAAAACCACTGCATCCATTAGCTTAACCGGTGAGGTTGGTTTCGGGATCGTGGTAACCGATCGGCATAATGGTTTATCGGGCACCAATGGTGTATACTCCATTCAGCTAGAGGTAGATGGCAAGAAAGTATACACTTCTGCCCTGGAGCGTTTTGCTTTCGAAGATAGTAAGGCCATTAATTCGCATATCGATTATCCTACCTACTTAAATACCAAAAGAAGTATCCAAAAAAGTTTTGTTGAACCTGGTAACCCTTTAAAAATTTATAGCGGTTTAGTCAATAGCGGAAGAATTAATTTTAACGATGGCGCCACACACCAGCTTCGGTATATCATTACCGATTCGAAAGGAAATTCATCTGTTTTGCCTTTCACCGTAAATGCGGGGTTAGCGCCGGTAGCAAAAGCAAGTGTTCCTGCTGGCATAATTTATCCATATAATAAGGTGAATGAATTTAATACCGACGACATTAAAGTCGTTTTTCCACAGGGAACATTGTACAGCGATTTAAACTTCACTTATAAAAAACTGCCTAAACCAACTGGTAATGCATGGTCGGCTGTACATCAGATTCACAATAAGTATACGCCATTGCACATCGGTTTCGATATCTCAATCAAGGCTGATAATCTTCCGGAGAACTTAAGAAGCAAAGCTTTGATTGTAAACTCAAATGGTTCATCCCAAGGCGGGTTTTTCGATAATGGATATATTAAGGCTACGCCAAAAAACTTTGGCAGCTTTTATATCGCTATAGATACCATTGCACCGAGAATAGTACCCGTAAATATTGCTGAAGGGAAAAACATGGCAGGTTTATCTAAAATATTTTTCAAAATCAGCGACAATCTTTCCGGAATAAAAAGTTTTAATGGTTATATCGATGGAAAGTGGGCACTGATGGAATTCGATACCAAAACAGCGACCTTATGGCACAGTTTCGACGAAAGAACAACTTCCGGAAAACATAAACTGGAACTGGTTGTGATCGACATGAAAGAGAATACCAGAAAATATACGTTAACATTTTTTAAATAG